One stretch of Leadbetterella byssophila DSM 17132 DNA includes these proteins:
- a CDS encoding RES family NAD+ phosphorylase encodes MMLYNIRKEKYADRLIASGVANRWNKKDEYVIYTGSSISLCTLELLAHRAAIDIATDYKLLFIEAEVCEQDIETVKVEGLPAHWASIISYPILQKIGSEWYQKCEKLLLEVPSALVQWEKNYLINTKHPEFEEKIKIVNTENFPWDRRLL; translated from the coding sequence ATGATGTTGTATAATATTCGTAAGGAAAAGTATGCCGACCGCTTAATAGCTTCCGGAGTGGCGAACCGTTGGAACAAAAAAGACGAGTACGTCATCTATACAGGAAGTTCCATTTCTCTATGTACCTTAGAACTTTTAGCGCATAGAGCTGCTATTGATATTGCTACCGACTATAAATTACTTTTTATTGAGGCTGAAGTTTGCGAGCAAGACATTGAAACGGTGAAAGTAGAGGGCTTACCCGCGCATTGGGCATCTATCATTTCCTACCCAATCTTACAAAAAATAGGGTCTGAATGGTATCAAAAGTGCGAGAAATTGCTTTTGGAAGTACCATCTGCTTTGGTACAATGGGAAAAAAACTACTTGATCAATACCAAACATCCGGAATTTGAGGAGAAGATTAAGATCGTAAATACGGAGAACTTCCCTTGGGATAGGCGACTATTGTAG
- a CDS encoding antitoxin Xre/MbcA/ParS toxin-binding domain-containing protein, which translates to MTSIPLSLKHKRIIEGIPSVGESAHVYLYTVKSKLDAEYISILDHLIGMSDTTLSKWLNITPRTFRNYKNNSALVLKDNIKEHIILILSLYKHGIEVFGSVENFEKWLMEKNPLLDHQAPSDFLETISGITFIDDRLTAMEYGENV; encoded by the coding sequence ATGACCAGCATACCTTTAAGTTTAAAACATAAGCGCATCATAGAAGGTATTCCTTCTGTAGGTGAATCTGCACATGTCTATTTATATACGGTAAAATCAAAACTAGATGCAGAATATATCAGCATTTTAGACCATTTGATAGGCATGAGTGATACTACTTTATCTAAATGGTTAAACATCACTCCCCGGACCTTCAGGAATTATAAGAACAATAGTGCTCTTGTACTGAAGGACAATATCAAAGAGCACATTATTCTCATCTTATCCTTGTATAAGCATGGAATTGAGGTTTTCGGCTCAGTAGAGAACTTTGAAAAATGGTTGATGGAAAAGAACCCTTTATTGGACCACCAAGCCCCTTCAGACTTTCTGGAGACCATTTCCGGCATCACATTCATTGATGATAGATTAACGGCCATGGAATACGGAGAAAACGTATGA